The Macrobrachium rosenbergii isolate ZJJX-2024 chromosome 46, ASM4041242v1, whole genome shotgun sequence genome has a window encoding:
- the LOC136830149 gene encoding vacuolar protein-sorting-associated protein 36-like isoform X1 yields MDRWYWCDPSLVSGERTETSANGIRLYDGDKKTGYDDGHLVLTNFRLLWRHESQSSSLGLQLGLVVLVEEEAGGYFTSSPKLILHLSQPPHTQSAGPVASSPHSYIKLSFRQGGCSTFHQVLQRVVGEKQWERTAPSIPQASRGSQRTHTGILGIERAIQAKQQETNQNISRAFEDLKNLMGLAKEMVMLSRNISNKIKEHSGEVSSDDTVQFRSYLLSLGIDDPVTRETFGSANEYHHHLAKELSQALEEAVKEAGGVMLLSEVYCRINRARGLELLSPEDVLHACQVMKKLNLPIILHTFESGVQVVQTAGLDQKKVVAATVEVLNRHESDGVSAGDLARECGMPLLLAQERLLQAERCAEAVRDESNQGLRFYPNLFFSRAEA; encoded by the coding sequence ATGGATCGTTGGTACTGGTGTGATCCTAGCTTGGTGTCGGGAGAGAGGACAGAAACCTCGGCTAACGGGATACGGTTGTATGACGGCGACAAGAAAACGGGATATGACGACGGCCACTTAGTGTTGACTAACTTTCGGCTGCTCTGGCGACATGAAAGTCAGTCGTCGTCTTTAGGCTTACAGCTCGGTCTGGTGGTTCTTGTAGAAGAGGAAGCAGGTGGATATTTTACCTCTAGTCCAAAATTGATTCTTCATCTTTCACAGCCCCCACATACTCAGTCTGCAGGACCCGTAGCTTCTAGTCCACATTCGTATATCAAGTTGTCCTTTAGACAGGGAGGATGTAGCACTTTCCATCAAGTCTTGCAAAGAGTCGTTGGTGAGAAGCAGTGGGAGAGAACCGCTCCGTCAATACCTCAGGCGTCAAGGGGAAGTCAGAGAACACACACTGGTATCTTAGGCATAGAGCGTGCCATCCAAGCCAAACAACAAGAAACTAACCAGAACATCAGTCGTGCCTTTGAGGATTTGAAAAATTTGATGGGCCTTGCGAAGGAAATGGTGATGCTATCAAGGAATATCTCAAACAAAATCAAAGAGCACTCTGGAGAAGTGTCGTCAGACGACACCGTTCAGTTCAGATCGTATCTTTTGAGCCTTGGCATAGATGACCCTGTCACCCGAGAAACGTTTGGGTCGGCAAATgagtatcatcatcatctggcCAAGGAACTTTCGCAGGCTTTAGAAGAAGCAGTCAAAGAGGCGGGTGGGGTCATGTTACTCTCCGAGGTCTATTGTCGCATCAACAGAGCTCGAGGTTTGGAATTGCTGTCCCCAGAGGATGTACTTCATGCCTGCCAAGTCATGAAGAAGTTGAATCTTCCCATTATCCTTCACACATTTGAATCAGGGGTCCAGGTTGTCCAGACGGCTGGTTTGGACCAAAAGAAAGTTGTAGCTGCAACCGTTGAGGTTCTGAATCGCCACGAAAGTGATGGAGTGTCGGCTGGCGACTTGGCTCGGGAATGTGGGATGCCCTTGCTTCTGGCACAGGAGAGACTCTTACAAGCGGAGCGATGTGCAGAAGCCGTACGAGATGAATCAAATCAGGGCCTAAGGTTTTATCCTAACCTGTTCTTTTCACGTGCAGAGGCTTAG